The genomic interval tggcacccatccccaccccactgcAGACCTCCGAGGAGGAGCTTTTTGGCACCACGGAGGAGAGCCCGGCGTTCGCCGAATTCCTCGACATCCTGGGTCAACGGGTGCAGCTGCGGGACTTCAAGGGGTGcgtgctggggtgctgggtggggggCACCCATGGGCCCCAGGTTCAGGGTGCCTGTTGCCCCCACCCATCCAGGTTTCGGGGAGGGCTGGATGTGACCCACGGGCAGACGGGCAGCGAGTCGGTGTACTGCCACTTCCGTGACAAGGAGATCATGTTCCACGTCTCCACCAAGCTGCCCTACACCGAGGGGGATGCCCAGCAGGTGGGGCACccgtgggtgctgggggtggtggtggaggatgGTGGGGGGCAAGAGTTGAGGGGGAGCACATGGGTGCTTGGGAGAAATGGGGATGTAGGGGGTCTTGGGGCACCTATAGGGTGGAAGGGCTGGTGGGCCACCTGGGTGCTTTGGGGGTATCCATGGGGTGCAGGGGCTCctggggcacccatgggtgctggggagcatcTGTGGGACGCAAGGGCTAGTGGTAcaccccagggtgctggagGGTATCTATGGGATGCAGAGGCTAGCagagcacccatgggtgctggggggctgtcTGAGATGCAAAAGCTGCAGGGGCACCCCTGGGTGCTAGTGGCCATCTATGGGGCACAAGGACTAGCAGCACACCTCTGGGTGCTGAAGGGGTGCCTATGGGAAGCAAAAGCTCCAcagggcacccatgggtgctaGGGGGCACCTATGGAGCACAGGGTCTGTCATTGCCTTTGTCCCCTGTGGTGTGACCACCCCGTGTCCCCCGTGTCTCCCCCCGtgtccccacagctgcagcgGAAGCGTCATATCGGCAATGACATCGTGGCCATCGTCTTCCAGGACGAGAACACCCCCTTCGTCCCTGACATGATCGCCTCCAACTTCCTCCACGCCTTTGTGgtggtgcagctggagcagggtggCCCCCAGGGCACCCTCTACAAGGTGCCacccctgcctcagtttccccatccccatggggtgctgggggcaaCAGGGTGCCCCctcactccccctccccaccccaggtCTCTGTCACCGCCCGTGACGATGTGCCCTTCTTCGGCCCGCCGCTGCCTGACCCTGCTGTCTTCAGGAAGGTGAGCACCCATGGGTgttgctgggggagggggtgttCTCCGGATGGCACCCACCCGGGGCTGCCTCTTGCCCCCCCAGGGCCCAGAGTTCCAGGAGTTCCTGCTGACAAAGCTCATCAACGCCGAGTACGCCTGCTACAAGGCCGAGAAGTTCGCCAAGCTGGAGGTGGGTGCAAATgagggtgctgagcagctggggtGCTGAGGGTGCTGGGCATCTTGGGGGTGCACCTGTAAGGGGGCTGTGTATGCCGTGGGGCCCGTGGGTGCTGAGCACAAcgtgggtgctgtgggtgctgtgcctGTAGATGGGTGCTGTGCATGCTATGAGTAGCATgcctgctgtgggtgctgcacACATGGGTGCTGTACCTGCTGCGGGTGCTGTGcatgctgtggtggtgtggatgTGGATGCCGCGCCTGCTGTGGGTGCCATGCCtactgcagctgtgctcatgGGTGCCATGCCTGCTGTGGGTGCCGTgcctgctgtgggtgctgtgcctGTGGGTGCTGTGAACGATGCAGGTGCTATGGATGTGGGTGCCGTGCCTGCTGCGGGTGCCGTgcctgctgtgggtgctgcgGGTGTCATGCCTGCTGCGGATGCTGCgggtgctgtgcctgctgtgggtgctgtgcctgctgcaggtgctgtggATGTGGGTGTTGTGCCTGCCGTGGATGCTGCGCCTGCGGCGGGGCTGCGCATGTGGGTGCTGTGAAGGAGGCGGGTGCTGTAGCTGCGGGCGCTGCACACCCTGGGCGCTGTGCGTGCGGGGGTGCCGTGTGCGGGGGTGCCGGGCCTGCTGCGGAACGGGGGAGGTGGGCGCGGGGGGTGCGGAGCCGGCGCAgggtgcggtgcggtgcgggtgcggtgcggtgcgggtgcggtgcggtgcggcgCAGGGccggtgcggtgcggtgcgcagtcggtgcggtgcggtgcgcaGGAGCGGACGCGGGCGGCGCTGCTGGAGACGCTGCACGAGGAGCTGCAGGCCCGCAGCCAGGccatgctggggctgggccCCGACGACGATCGCCCTGACAacggcgccgccgcccccggctTCTTCGAGTCCTTCAAGGtggggcgcggcgcggggggtCCGCGTgtgtcccccccttccccgaCAGCGGGGCGGGGGTGCCCGGCGGTCCCGGGCGCTGCTGacgggggcgcgggggggcctTGCAgcgggcgctgcggggccgcAGCCCCTCCCTGGAGGCCGTGGGGCTGGGACCCCGCCGGGCCCCCCCACCGCCCTCCCCCAACGCCGCCAACGCCGCCGCCAACGCCGCCGCCGGACCCCCCGACGGCGCCGCGGGGCCCGCCAGCGTGAGTGCCCCGCCCCCGCGACACGCCCCCGCCTCGCTGGCCGCGCCCCCCGCGCAGTCAGCCAGTCAGCGGGCGCCTGGCTGAGGCCGCGCCCCTTCTCCCGCCGAACCACGCCCCCCTCAGGCGGCACCACCCGGAGCTAAGCCCCGCCCCTTCGCGCTAGCCCTGCCCCACCTGCGTCTGCCCCGCCCAGCCCGTTCACCTgagcggccccgccccgcccgccccccgcccccccccccccccccccccccgttccCCCGGGGCCCCCCGGGGCCGGTGACGCGGTGCCGCCCCCAGTCGCTGCTGGTGCCCGGGAGCCGGCGGGGACGCCGCGGCAGCGCCATCGGGCTGGGCTCGGTGGAAGAGGTGGGTACCCCCCGGCACGGaggcccccgccgccctccctccccccccccccccccccggtgctCCCCGGTTAACGGTGACCCGCAGGCGCTGCTGGTGCCCGGGAAGAGTCCGtcgcggcggcggcccgggccgcTCGGCTCCCGCCGCTCCAGCGCCATCGGTATCGAGAGCATCCAGGAGGCGCCGGCCGGCAGGTGAGCGCCGGtgccgggggcgcggggctggccCCGGCCGGTGTCGCCTCCCGGTGTCACCTCAGCGCCCGCCACCTCCCCCCAGGgacggccccgccgccgcccccgagGGCGCCTGCTCCGCACACAGCTCCCCCGAGAGCCGCCGGCACCCCGGCAGGTCCCGCACCCAGCACCGGGACGGGGGCACCGGCGAGGGGGGGGCACCGGGGTGACGCGGGGGACAGGGGGGGGCACCGGGATGCATTGGGCCggggtggcactggggtggGGTGGCATGCGGACA from Falco biarmicus isolate bFalBia1 chromosome 3, bFalBia1.pri, whole genome shotgun sequence carries:
- the RAP1GAP gene encoding rap1 GTPase-activating protein 1 isoform X1, producing MAQQRHTIPPPLKTEEDYIPYPSVHEVLGREGPFPLILLPQFGGYWIEGTNHQLSGAPEGPPTPAPGSRARLEGNHTAKIYRKHFLGKEHFNYYSLDPTLGHLVFSLKYDEQEHLHLLLRTRTRTLHDVVPISCLAEFPNVVQMAKLVCEDINVDRFYPVLYPKASRLILAFDEHVLSNHFKFGVIYQKLGQTSEEELFGTTEESPAFAEFLDILGQRVQLRDFKGFRGGLDVTHGQTGSESVYCHFRDKEIMFHVSTKLPYTEGDAQQLQRKRHIGNDIVAIVFQDENTPFVPDMIASNFLHAFVVVQLEQGGPQGTLYKVSVTARDDVPFFGPPLPDPAVFRKGPEFQEFLLTKLINAEYACYKAEKFAKLEERTRAALLETLHEELQARSQAMLGLGPDDDRPDNGAAAPGFFESFKRALRGRSPSLEAVGLGPRRAPPPPSPNAANAAANAAAGPPDGAAGPASSLLVPGSRRGRRGSAIGLGSVEEALLVPGKSPSRRRPGPLGSRRSSAIGIESIQEAPAGRDGPAAAPEGACSAHSSPESRRHPGRAEKPEPPDFSRSSSSASSFGSASEEPSEPGRESRSPLGTHCDAFTDTPWPDDPPGTPPGRRPPDPPCPEIKIQLEQPPHNPGS
- the RAP1GAP gene encoding rap1 GTPase-activating protein 1 isoform X5, with product MAQQRHTIPPPLKTEEDYIPYPSVHEVLGREGPFPLILLPQFGGYWIEGTNHQLSGAPEGPPTPAPGSRARLEGNHTAKIYRKHFLGKEHFNYYSLDPTLGHLVFSLKYDEQEHLHLLLRTRTRTLHDVVPISCLAEFPNVVQMAKLVCEDINVDRFYPVLYPKASRLILAFDEHVLSNHFKFGVIYQKLGQTSEEELFGTTEESPAFAEFLDILGQRVQLRDFKGFRGGLDVTHGQTGSESVYCHFRDKEIMFHVSTKLPYTEGDAQQLQRKRHIGNDIVAIVFQDENTPFVPDMIASNFLHAFVVVQLEQGGPQGTLYKVSVTARDDVPFFGPPLPDPAVFRKGPEFQEFLLTKLINAEYACYKAEKFAKLEERTRAALLETLHEELQARSQAMLGLGPDDDRPDNGAAAPGFFESFKSLLVPGSRRGRRGSAIGLGSVEEALLVPGKSPSRRRPGPLGSRRSSAIGIESIQEAPAGRDGPAAAPEGACSAHSSPESRRHPGRAEKPEPPDFSRSSSSASSFGSASEEPSEPGRESRSPLGTHCDAFTDTPWPDDPPGTPPGRRPPDPPCPEIKIQLEQPPHNPGS
- the RAP1GAP gene encoding rap1 GTPase-activating protein 1 isoform X3, which produces MAQQRHTIPPPLKTEEDYIPYPSVHEVLGREGPFPLILLPQFGGYWIEGTNHQLSGAPEGPPTPAPGSRARLEGNHTAKIYRKHFLGKEHFNYYSLDPTLGHLVFSLKYDEQEHLHLLLRTRTRTLHDVVPISCLAEFPNVVQMAKLVCEDINVDRFYPVLYPKASRLILAFDEHVLSNHFKFGVIYQKLGQTSEEELFGTTEESPAFAEFLDILGQRVQLRDFKGFRGGLDVTHGQTGSESVYCHFRDKEIMFHVSTKLPYTEGDAQQLQRKRHIGNDIVAIVFQDENTPFVPDMIASNFLHAFVVVQLEQGGPQGTLYKVSVTARDDVPFFGPPLPDPAVFRKGPEFQEFLLTKLINAEYACYKAEKFAKLEERTRAALLETLHEELQARSQAMLGLGPDDDRPDNGAAAPGFFESFKRALRGRSPSLEAVGLGPRRAPPPPSPNAANAAANAAAGPPDGAAGPASSLLVPGSRRGRRGSAIGLGSVEEALLVPGKSPSRRRPGPLGSRRSSAIGIESIQEAPAGSRAEKPEPPDFSRSSSSASSFGSASEEPSEPGRESRSPLGTHCDAFTDTPWPDDPPGTPPGRRPPDPPCPEIKIQLEQPPHNPGS
- the RAP1GAP gene encoding rap1 GTPase-activating protein 1 isoform X4, which gives rise to MAQQRHTIPPPLKTEEDYIPYPSVHEVLGREGPFPLILLPQFGGYWIEGTNHQLSGAPEGPPTPAPGSRARLEGNHTAKIYRKHFLGKEHFNYYSLDPTLGHLVFSLKYDEQEHLHLLLRTRTRTLHDVVPISCLAEFPNVVQMAKLVCEDINVDRFYPVLYPKASRLILAFDEHVLSNHFKFGVIYQKLGQTSEEELFGTTEESPAFAEFLDILGQRVQLRDFKGFRGGLDVTHGQTGSESVYCHFRDKEIMFHVSTKLPYTEGDAQQLQRKRHIGNDIVAIVFQDENTPFVPDMIASNFLHAFVVVQLEQGGPQGTLYKVSVTARDDVPFFGPPLPDPAVFRKGPEFQEFLLTKLINAEYACYKAEKFAKLEERTRAALLETLHEELQARSQAMLGLGPDDDRPDNGAAAPGFFESFKRALRGRSPSLEAVGLGPRRAPPPPSPNAANAAANAAAGPPDGAAGPASSLLVPGSRRGRRGSAIGLGSVEEALLVPGKSPSRRRPGPLGSRRSSAIGIESIQEAPAGRAEKPEPPDFSRSSSSASSFGSASEEPSEPGRESRSPLGTHCDAFTDTPWPDDPPGTPPGRRPPDPPCPEIKIQLEQPPHNPGS
- the RAP1GAP gene encoding rap1 GTPase-activating protein 1 isoform X2, translated to MAQQRHTIPPPLKTEEDYIPYPSVHEVLGREGPFPLILLPQFGGYWIEGTNHQLSGAPEGPPTPAPGSRARLEGNHTAKIYRKHFLGKEHFNYYSLDPTLGHLVFSLKYDEQEHLHLLLRTRTRTLHDVVPISCLAEFPNVVQMAKLVCEDINVDRFYPVLYPKASRLILAFDEHVLSNHFKFGVIYQKLGQTSEEELFGTTEESPAFAEFLDILGQRVQLRDFKGFRGGLDVTHGQTGSESVYCHFRDKEIMFHVSTKLPYTEGDAQQLQRKRHIGNDIVAIVFQDENTPFVPDMIASNFLHAFVVVQLEQGGPQGTLYKVSVTARDDVPFFGPPLPDPAVFRKGPEFQEFLLTKLINAEYACYKAEKFAKLEERTRAALLETLHEELQARSQAMLGLGPDDDRPDNGAAAPGFFESFKSLLVPGSRRGRRGSAIGLGSVEEVGTPRHGGPRRPPSPPPPPRCSPVNGDPQALLVPGKSPSRRRPGPLGSRRSSAIGIESIQEAPAGRDGPAAAPEGACSAHSSPESRRHPGRAEKPEPPDFSRSSSSASSFGSASEEPSEPGRESRSPLGTHCDAFTDTPWPDDPPGTPPGRRPPDPPCPEIKIQLEQPPHNPGS